A region from the Benincasa hispida cultivar B227 chromosome 12, ASM972705v1, whole genome shotgun sequence genome encodes:
- the LOC120092973 gene encoding COP9 signalosome complex subunit 7 isoform X1: MDIEQKQTEFIDQFVKQASSLKGSALASVVTEATSHPSLFAFSEILAVPNVVELEGTEHSVYLDVLRLFAYGTWSDYKSNSSCLPELGSDQALKLKQLTVLTLAETNKVLAYDQLMQELDVTNVRELEDFLINECMYAGIVRGKLDQLRRCFEVQFAAGRDLRPGQLGSMIRTLSNWLTTSDNLLVSIQEKIKWADNMSELDKKHRKDVEDRVEEVKKSLSLKDGRSKGVTFLEEVTNCKQANIDIREHEEIYSEPGGVMDYEEDRSRPKRRRHPIS; encoded by the exons ATGGATATTGAGCAGAAGCAAACTGAGTTCATCGATCAGTTTGTAAAACAAGCTTCCTCTCTTAAAGGCTCCGCTCTTGCGTCTGTTGTTACTGAGGCCACTTCTCACCCTTCCCTCTTCGCTTTCTCGGAAATTCTTGCCGTTCCCAACGTCGTCGAG TTAGAAGGAACTGAGCATTCTGTATATCTTGACGTGCTTCGCTTATTTGCATATGGAACATGGAGTGATTACAAGA GTAATTCCAGCTGCCTTCCAGAATTGGGCTCTGATCAAGCCCTCAAACTAAAGCAACTTACTGTTCTTACATTGGCTGAGACAAACAAG GTGTTGGCCTATGACCAACTGATGCAGGAattagatgttacaaatgtacGAGAACTGGAGGATTTTCTTATTAATGAATGCATGTATGCG GGTATAGTCAGAGGGAAGTTGGATCAATTGCGAAGGTGCTTTGAG GTCCAATTTGCTGCTGGGAGAGATTTGAGACCTGGGCAACTTGGAAGCATGATACGAACACTATCAAATTG GTTGACTACGTCAGACAATTTATTGGTCTCAATTCAAGAGAAGATAAAATGGGCCGATAATATGAGCGAATTGGACAAGAAACACCGAAAGGATGTTGAAGATAGGGTGGAAGAAGTTAAGAAATCACTTTCCTTGAAG GATGGACGAAGTAAAGGAGTCACTTTCCTTGAAG AAGTTACAAACTGTAAGCAGGCCAACATTGACATCCGAGAGCATGAGGAGATCTACTCTGAACCTGGTGGAGTAATGGACTACGAGGAAGATCGAAGTCGACCAAAGAG GAGACGACATCCAATTTCTTAG
- the LOC120092973 gene encoding COP9 signalosome complex subunit 7 isoform X2: MDIEQKQTEFIDQFVKQASSLKGSALASVVTEATSHPSLFAFSEILAVPNVVELEGTEHSVYLDVLRLFAYGTWSDYKSNSSCLPELGSDQALKLKQLTVLTLAETNKVLAYDQLMQELDVTNVRELEDFLINECMYAGIVRGKLDQLRRCFEVQFAAGRDLRPGQLGSMIRTLSNWLTTSDNLLVSIQEKIKWADNMSELDKKHRKDVEDRVEEVKKSLSLKANIDIREHEEIYSEPGGVMDYEEDRSRPKRRRHPIS; encoded by the exons ATGGATATTGAGCAGAAGCAAACTGAGTTCATCGATCAGTTTGTAAAACAAGCTTCCTCTCTTAAAGGCTCCGCTCTTGCGTCTGTTGTTACTGAGGCCACTTCTCACCCTTCCCTCTTCGCTTTCTCGGAAATTCTTGCCGTTCCCAACGTCGTCGAG TTAGAAGGAACTGAGCATTCTGTATATCTTGACGTGCTTCGCTTATTTGCATATGGAACATGGAGTGATTACAAGA GTAATTCCAGCTGCCTTCCAGAATTGGGCTCTGATCAAGCCCTCAAACTAAAGCAACTTACTGTTCTTACATTGGCTGAGACAAACAAG GTGTTGGCCTATGACCAACTGATGCAGGAattagatgttacaaatgtacGAGAACTGGAGGATTTTCTTATTAATGAATGCATGTATGCG GGTATAGTCAGAGGGAAGTTGGATCAATTGCGAAGGTGCTTTGAG GTCCAATTTGCTGCTGGGAGAGATTTGAGACCTGGGCAACTTGGAAGCATGATACGAACACTATCAAATTG GTTGACTACGTCAGACAATTTATTGGTCTCAATTCAAGAGAAGATAAAATGGGCCGATAATATGAGCGAATTGGACAAGAAACACCGAAAGGATGTTGAAGATAGGGTGGAAGAAGTTAAGAAATCACTTTCCTTGAAG GCCAACATTGACATCCGAGAGCATGAGGAGATCTACTCTGAACCTGGTGGAGTAATGGACTACGAGGAAGATCGAAGTCGACCAAAGAG GAGACGACATCCAATTTCTTAG
- the LOC120092973 gene encoding COP9 signalosome complex subunit 7 isoform X3, translating into MDIEQKQTEFIDQFVKQASSLKGSALASVVTEATSHPSLFAFSEILAVPNVVELEGTEHSVYLDVLRLFAYGTWSDYKSNSSCLPELGSDQALKLKQLTVLTLAETNKVLAYDQLMQELDVTNVRELEDFLINECMYAGIVRGKLDQLRRCFEVQFAAGRDLRPGQLGSMIRTLSNWLTTSDNLLVSIQEKIKWADNMSELDKKHRKDVEDRVEEVKKSLSLKKLQTVSRPTLTSESMRRSTLNLVE; encoded by the exons ATGGATATTGAGCAGAAGCAAACTGAGTTCATCGATCAGTTTGTAAAACAAGCTTCCTCTCTTAAAGGCTCCGCTCTTGCGTCTGTTGTTACTGAGGCCACTTCTCACCCTTCCCTCTTCGCTTTCTCGGAAATTCTTGCCGTTCCCAACGTCGTCGAG TTAGAAGGAACTGAGCATTCTGTATATCTTGACGTGCTTCGCTTATTTGCATATGGAACATGGAGTGATTACAAGA GTAATTCCAGCTGCCTTCCAGAATTGGGCTCTGATCAAGCCCTCAAACTAAAGCAACTTACTGTTCTTACATTGGCTGAGACAAACAAG GTGTTGGCCTATGACCAACTGATGCAGGAattagatgttacaaatgtacGAGAACTGGAGGATTTTCTTATTAATGAATGCATGTATGCG GGTATAGTCAGAGGGAAGTTGGATCAATTGCGAAGGTGCTTTGAG GTCCAATTTGCTGCTGGGAGAGATTTGAGACCTGGGCAACTTGGAAGCATGATACGAACACTATCAAATTG GTTGACTACGTCAGACAATTTATTGGTCTCAATTCAAGAGAAGATAAAATGGGCCGATAATATGAGCGAATTGGACAAGAAACACCGAAAGGATGTTGAAGATAGGGTGGAAGAAGTTAAGAAATCACTTTCCTTGAAG AAGTTACAAACTGTAAGCAGGCCAACATTGACATCCGAGAGCATGAGGAGATCTACTCTGAACCTGGTGGAGTAA